Sequence from the Candidatus Paceibacterota bacterium genome:
GATGCAACTCAAGACGTTGCCATGACCACAGGTCCCATCTGCAAGAAACTTCGCGCCAAGAGCATGTTTTTGCCTGCCCTGGCGGACGAAGCCCCCGGCCAGCCTGACCCGAAATCGCTGCGGACCAGCCACTGCTGGTGCAATTGCACCTTGACTGAGACCGGCCCGGATGACCGCCCGGTCGGCCCCGACGTCTGCAATCCCTCGCGGCCCTGTTTCGAAGAGTAACCGGCCCTCTCAGGCCTGCTGACCGGTCAGTTTCTCCAGGAATAGGCGGGCCTTTCTGGCTTCGGCGATCACGCTCTCCAGGGTGCCGCGCGCGAGGCACTCGACAATTAAAGGCCCGTGCGTGAAACCGCCCCGCTTCAGCCGCTCAAAGACCTTCGGGAAGTTCACCTTGCCCTGCCCGATGTTCACCAGCACCTCCTTGGGCGGGAGGAAGTCCTTGACACTCATGCCGACCACCAGGCCGTCCACCGTGGCGGCATCCTCCACGGGATCGAGCTTGCCGTCCGAGTAGTAGAAGATATTGCCCGGGTCATACCAGAGCCTGAAGTTCTTCCTGGCCACGAGCTCGATGGCCTTGCGGCATTGAGGGCCGGTGGCGTTCTGTCCGCCGTGCGGCTTGATGCTGAGGCCAACGCCCTTCGCGGCGGCGTAGTCACAGCACTCCGCGATGGTCTGGTAGTAGATCTGGTAGAGCTTCACATCGCTCGTCCCGGCCAGCATCAGGTGCGGGCACTCGCAGAATGCAGCGTGATCAATGAGCTTCTTCAAGCCGCGGATGCCCGCGTCGAGGGAATCGGTAGCCGGGGCCTCGCCATAGACTGACAGCACGTTGAGTCCGCGCTTCCGGGCTGCCTGGTGCATGGCTTGCACTTCCTCAGCCGGAGTGGTGGTCTTGATCATCACCCACTGCTTAATCTTCGTGGTCATCAGGCCGACGTGCTTGAAACCCGCTTCGGCTATGGCATCGAGCGCCACCGGGTATTCAAATTGATCGAACGCCCGGGTGTAACAGCCTATTTGCCAGGCCGTTTGGGGTTGAGCGCCGAGGAGAGATTCAACCGACGCGGCCGCCAGGCCGGCTACCCCCAATTTGGCAGTCCCGGCCAGAAACGTCCGTCGGCTGATATGACTGCTTGTGTTCATAATGTCAACGTGCCGAAAACTCGGTGCATTCGACGGTTAAACCTGCCCACTGGCAAGCACAGATATGTTCCGCGTGGGCATCTTGGATACGCGACAGGCGCCTTCCGGACGAACCGGGCTGAACACCGCGTAGCGGCGGCTGACTGGTCCCGAACGGCCTTGCTCCATTCCAGTCGCCTGACAATCAAGCGTTGCTGGCGCAACTTGACCGGCCGTTCCGCTCCGCCACCTCGTCACATGAAGCCGCACTGCTCCCATCGAGTAATCGCTGCTTGATGTCCGGTTAACAGCAGCGGTTAAGCATGTTTTCGCTTCTCATGGCAATTGGTTCAGGTAGAACAGCCGGGGCACCGGAAGATCGGATAGAGAACACTATGAGTAAATCGCTTAGTTCTGCGCTCGCGTTTGCGGGAGGCCTATGGCTTATCAACGTTTGCGGAGGGGCACCAACTCAGGTCGAGAGGCAGTTCGCCAACCCGCCGCGTCTTGACAAGGCCGTTCTGGCGGGGCCGAAGGTGATTGCCATTAGACGGGACGCCTCGGAGTTGGAGTCGCTGGCCGCGAATGAAGTCAGGCGCTATGCCTATCTGCGCACCGGGAAGTTGCTGCCGGTGCAGAGAGGGGTGAGCACCGGTGACCGTATTGTGGTGTCACGACGCGAGGCGAAGTTCTGTGGTGAACTCGGGAATGGGCTGGGGCCGCAGCAGTTCTCGCTGAGGTGCGAAATGGCGGGCGGCAGCAGGGTCTGGTGGATTGTGGGCGGCGATGAGGCTGGCGCATTGTATGGCGCGTACCGGTTTGCCGAGAAGCTGGGCATCCGGTTCGCGCTGGATGAAGACGTTGTGCCGGATGAGCTATTGACGGGCGCCTGGCCTGAGCCGAACGAGACCGGCAAGCCCCGGTTCGCGTTGCGGGGGCTCCAGCCGTTTCATGATTTCTCGGTTGGGCCGGACTGGTGGAATCTGCAGGACTACCAGAGCGTCTTGTCGCAAATGGCGAAGCTAAGGCTGAATTTCATTGGCCTGCATACCTACCCGAGTTGGAACCCGGCTGCCGGGCCGGAGGCCAACGTCTGGATCGGGCTGCCCGAAGATGTGGACGCGCAGGGCAACGTCCGGTTTGGGTATGAAGCGGGCGTGGTCACCACACGAAGGGGATGGGCGGTGAGTCCATTTCCAACCAGCCGCTACGCCTCCGGCGCCGGCCTGTTGTTTGAAGGCGACGACTATGGCCCGGACTTCATGCTCGACTGCCTGGAGTGGCCCAGGACCGGCGAGGCCGCTGTGGCGATGTTCAACCGCTACGGAGATTTTCAGCAAAAAGCCTTCCATCATGCGCGGCGTCTTGCCATCAAGACTTGCGTCGGCACGGAGCTTCCTCTGGGCATCCCGAAAGCGCTGGCGGCACGGCTGGAGGGCAGGGGCCTGAAACCAGATGATCCGGCCGTCATTCGCCGCCTCTACGAGGGCACCTTTCTTCGGCTCATGCGCAAATCGCCGGTGGATTATTACTGGCTCTGGGCGGCGGAGATTTGGCTGGGGCAGGACCCCGGCTCCAGCGGTTGGGAGATTACCTCCGGGGCCAATGTCGAGCGCGAGCTGGGCCTGGTTGAGGCAGCGGCCAAGGAGGTTCAGGCGCCGTTTGGCTTCGCCACCTGCGGCTGGCGCCTGGGCACTCGCGATGACGCGCTCTGGATGGACAAACGTGCCCCGAAGAGTTGGGCGGCCTCGTCCATCAACACCAGCCTGGGACGCGACCCGGTGGAGCAGGCGTATGGCGCCATGCCGAACCGTCCCAAGTGGGTCATCGGCTGGGCCGAGGACGATGACACAGCCGGGGCGCATTGCTGCACCTGCTGGGACCTGCAGCTCTGGGCGGAGCGGATGTTCGCCAACTCTTCCGATGCCTTCCGCTACGGATGTGAAGGCATGATGGCGATCCACTGGCGCACGGCGGCCATATCGCCGAACATCACGGCGCTGGCGCAAGCCGGCTGGGACTTTGACATTACGGGCGGGACCCATGCGAACGCCGCCGCTGCCGGAGACCGGACGTCTGGGATGCGTGCTTTTTGGATCGATTGGGGGCGGGGCATGTTTGGCGGCGATGCCGGCGCCGAGGCAGGCTTGGCTTTACAGAAGCTCGATGGCGGCCATCTGGGGATTAACGCGCTGATTCGGGGCGGCGCCAGCACCACAGATGCCCAAATCTCGGAGTTCTTCGGACCGCTGCGCGAGTTGGAGGCGCTGCGGCCCCGCATCAGCGGCGCCGGCTATCTTGAACGGTTTGACTATTGGCTCAATTTCATCCGGGCCTCCCAACTGCGGGTGCGAACCTGGGTTTTGGCCGATCGCCTGGCGGCGAAATTGAAGGAAGTCAATGCGATGCAGGAGGCTGGCAGGAAGTTGAGCTGCGTCCGAAGCGAAGTCCTTCCCCTTCGGTTGGACGTTGCGCGAAGTTATGAGGACATGATCGCCGCCTTCGTGAACTGCGCCAAGTCACCTGGCGAGATCGGGACCATTGCCAGCATTGAGAGCGGTTGTCGCGCGCGGGTTGTGTCCGCACATGACGGGGCCATTGCGCAACTTCTCGGGGAGGCCTTGCCGGCGGAAGCTGCCATCAGCACGGCCTATCGGGGCAGTCCGCGGATTTTCGTCTCCGCCAGGCGCACCCTGATGAATGCCAGAGAACCGCATGAAATCCGTGCCTTTGTCCTGTCGGGTGCGAAGTGCGCCGGGCTCAAGCTGCACTGGCGTTCCCTGGGCGAGGGCCGATTCAAGAAGCTGGCGGCCACCCATCGCGCCCGGCAGGCTTACCGCGTTGGGCTTCCTGCTCAAGCTCGGGGTGCGGTTGAGTATTACCTGGAAGCGGCGTTGGAGGATGGCCAGAAGGCCCTGTGGCCGGCCACGGCTCCTGCAATCAATCAAACAGCAATCGTATGGTGAGGCAACAGCCGACACTGCAAACCGAACGCCTAATCCTGCGGCCTCTGACGCCGCAGGACGCGCTCGCGCTGTCGCGCCTGGCCGAAAGGCAAGGTCCATTGACGCTCCGGGGCACTACTCTGCGGGGATGCCATTTCCCGCGTGGTTAAGCCAGGTCTTTTCGGAACTTACGGTCCCGTGGGTAGCCGCGTTGGTATGGTGGGTTCGCCAAAGCGCGGAAGTGGCCAATTCCAGCCAATTCTCCGTAAGTCTTTGTAACTGCGGCACTTGCCTGGATTTGGGTTCCCGGGCAGTGCTTTTGGGCGGCTTCTTGTCGGAAGTTCTTTGACGACAGTGGTTTACACCGAATCGTCTGGGGATGTCAAGGCTGTATCTACGGTGTGGATGTGGGGAGGATACGGTGGGGATACGGTGAGGGTCCCTTGTGCGGCGTAACTCCTGAGTCTGGCAGGGCGCGTTCGCCGAAAGCGCCACCGTTTGACCGCCTCGGCGAGGCGGCCCTACCCAACACCTGGTGGACCGGAATTGCACACTCTCCTGTTCCATTTTGGTACGCTTCACGCAGTGGGCGCACGGGCTTTCACCGACCGCATCACAGGCGCGGACTCGGAACCGGCTGAGCTTGGGCAAGGCAGGGCAGCCGGGAAAGGCTGTGGCGCCGACTCTCGAGAGTGAACGGCAACCGTTGCGCTTTCTGAGCTTAGCTGAGGGGAGCGTCAAATCTGAGTTTTCGCCTCAATGGGGCACGGCACTTGCAGCAAACCGGGGCCAAATGAGCAAGTATTATGTCGCCTGCGACCTAAGTCCGGACTGTGGTCGCGTGATGATGGGAACTCTCGACAAGGACGCGCTCGTGGTCAGCGAGGTGCGCCGCTTCCCTAATACCCCGGTCCGGGACAAAGACTCGCTCCAATGGGACATCCCCCGGCTGTATCAGGAGACGCTCGACGGCTTGCGGTCTGTTGGCGCCTATGAGGAGGCCGTGGACAGCATCAGTTGCGATTCCTGGGCTGGCGATTACCTGCTCTTCGAGGCCGACGGTTCGCTGATCACACCCGCGTATCATTACGGCGATCCCCGTACCCAGGAAGGGATACAGAAGGGCTTGTCGCTGGTTCCAAAGGAATCCCTGTATCAGGAGACTGGGGTCCAGCCGATGCTCGCGAATACCTTCTTCCAACTGGCGGCGGAGAAGCCGCGGCGTCTTGGCCGGGCGGGACACCTCCTGCCGATTGCCGACGCTTTCAATTATCTGCTCTCCGGCATTCCGCGCTTCGAAGTATCCCTGGCGGGCGCCACGCAGCTCTTTAATCCTGTGACCAATAGCTGGTCTCCCCGGCTGCTGAGCGCGGCGCAGTTGCCGTCCAAGTTATTTCCGCCGCTCGTTTCCGCGGGCAAAGAGCTGGGGCCGCTGCGGCCGGAGATTGTGAAGTCCACGGCCCTGGATGACGCTTTGGTTGTGACGACCTGCTCGCACGAGACGGCCGCGGCGCTGGCAGGCTTGCCCATAGTGCCTGGGGAGAGCTGGGCCTATCTGCGTGTGGGTTCCTGGGCCACAATGGGGACGGAGGTTGCCCGGCCAATCATCACTGAAAAGAGCAGCAGTCTGGGTTTCAGCAACGAGCCCGGCTACGGCGGATCGGTGCGTTTCTCCAAGCAGACGGTTGGGCTGAGGATTCTTGAGGAGTGCCGCCGGTTCTGGAAGGACCAGGACCGTGAAATTGATGACACGTTGCTCACACACCTGGCGGGTTCCGCGCCTCCCTTCGAATCGTTGATCAACCCGGAAGATCCCCGGTTTCTGTCGTCGGGCGATATGCCGCTCAAGATTCAGGCGTTCTGCCGGGAAACCAAGCAGCCCGTGCCCCGCAAGCCCGGCCCGATCATTCGCTGCATCCTGGAGAGCGTGGCCCTGTCGTATCGCAAGGCGCTGCAGGAAATGGAAGAGGTAACCGGGCGGCAGGTCGCGCGGATTTACCTTCTGAGCAGCTCCGCCAATCCCCTGCTGAACCATTTCATCGCCAATGCCGTGCGCCGTCCCCTGGTGATGGCACCCCCGGACACGGCGGCGGTCGGCAATATCATTGTGCAGGCATTGACCCTTGGTCATGTCGAGTCGCTTGAGCAGGCGCGCGAGATCGTGCGCAAATCCATCAAGACGGAAGTGTTGCTCCCCTACGCGAACACTTGGGATACCGCCTTCACCCGGCTTGTGAACCTCCGCGCGGCCTGAGCGGCTATCCGCAGACACTCGCGCTGGCTCACGCGTCCGGCCTACCGGCCCGATGAGCTCACCGGAACCGGAATTCTGCCACCACCGGCAAGTGGTCTGACGCCTGGGATTCGGGCACCCAGGCTCGGACCGGCTCGACGACTCCGCCCTTCCTGAGCCAGATGTAATCAATCCGCTTGCGCGGCTGCACGGCGGGGATGGTTGGCCCGTCGCCCGTGCCGGCCTGCGGCCAGGTATCAACAAAGGCCTGGGCGATCCTCTCGTGTGTGCGGCTGCCGGGCGTGTCGTTGAAGTCGCCGCAGAGGATCATCGGTTTCTTGCCGTAAGCAGGAATGATCTCCAGAAGCTCCGCCACGTTCATGAGTCGCTCGGTGTCGTCCGGGCGGAAGTCAATGTGCGTGTTCATAAACACCAGCTCGCGCCCGTGGACTTCCAGCACCACCTGCAGGAGTCCGCGCTGCTCGCCTTGGCGGAGCATCTTATAGTGTTGGTTGGTCCAGCGCTTGACGGGGAAGCGTGTCAGGATCGCGTTGCCGTATTCCCCGCCCTGGAAGTGGAAGTTGTTGCTGAACACGCAGGTCATGCCTGTTAGCACCGCCAGCTCGGCCGGGCAGTCGCGCCGCGCGGTCCGCTCCACGCCCTTGTCCACTTCCTGCAGCGCGACAATATCCGCGCGCTCGCGTTTGATCAGCTCGGCGATGCGCTGGAAGTCCAACTTGCCGTCAACCCCTTCTCCATGATGGATGTTGTAAGTCATCACCCGGAAGGTCTGCGCGGTCGCCGGCTTGGGTGCGCTCTGGCACGCGGTCAGGCCCGCCGACAACAAGCTCGCGAGAACGAATCGAGCAAGGGCGGCGCGTGATGGAATCGGAATTGTATTCATGGATAATAAGTTTCCCGTTTGGCGAGGTTCAGCAGGGCGCCGCTAAGGCAAACAGGAGCCTATCCATTGAGGGTCCAGCCAGGCCGGTAGGTGCGTGCCAGCAGTTCGTTGGCTTCCGGACAGTCGGTGACGCGCCCGGTGGCACCGTCGTAGTTGATCTTCCGGCCAACGCGATACGCTACCAGGCCGAGCATCATCATTTCGATCATTCTCCCGGCGTAGTCGAAGTCGCAGGCGGTTTTCAGGTCGCCTTTGCAGGCGTTGATCCACTGCCTCTGGAAATTGCCCAGCGGCGGCAGCAAGGCGGACTTGGGCCGAGGCTTGTAGTAGGTCAGGTCGGCCTGGTTGCCCAGCGGAAACAGCGCGCGCGATTTGAAATCAGCCACGAGGCAGCCCTTGCTCCCTTCGAAGAGCGCGCCGTGGTCAATCTTCTTCAGGTCGAGATAGGGCACGGGCGACTCGGGCATTGCGCCGCCCTGGTACCAAGATACCCGGATGGCCTGGCGCCAGTGATTGGAGGGAATCTCGAAATGCATCTCCAACTTGACGGGCGTGACTTCAGGGTTGAAGGGGTCGCCCTTGCCCTCGGCTGAAACCGGCAGACCGGCGTCAATCGCGTTCCAGGCGATGTCCATGGTGTGGCTGCCCATGTCCCCGACCTGACCGCTGCCGAAGTCCCAGAACATGTTCCATTGGAGGCAATTCATGCCCGAGCTGCCGGAGAAGTATTCGGGATTCCAGGGGTGCGCGGGCGAAGGCCCCAGCCACAAGTCCCAGTGGAAGTCTTTGGGCGGATCCCCGGCGGCGGGGAGGTAGCCCGGCTTGGGAAGCTGCCGGTCGCCCCACGCGCTGACTTCCTGCAACTCGCCAATCGCCTTGTCCAGGACGAGTTCTCTAACGCGGTTGAAGTTCTCGTACTCGTGGCGCTGGGTGCCGACTTGGGTTGCCAGCTTGTCCTTCTTCTTGAGGTAGGTAGCGCGGACCACGCGGGCTTCCTCGACGCAGTTGGCCAGGGGTTTCTCACAATAGATGTGTTGGCCGCGGTTCATCGCCCAGTTGGCGACGAAGGCGTGGGTGTGATCGGCGGTGCAGCAAACGACCGCTTCAACGTCCTTCTGGTCTAGGCACTTGCGCCAATCCACATACTGTTTGGCCTTGGGGAACTTCGGGGCGGCGAAGGCAAGGTGCTTTTCGTTCACGTCACACAAGGCGACGACATTTTCTTTCGCAATGCCGTCGAAGTGGGCTTCGCCGCGGCCCCAGGTGCCGAGGAGGGCGAGGTTGAGCTTGTTGCCGGGTGCGTCCGCTCCGAAAAGGCGGGTGCGGGGAAGAATGAGGCCGGCGGCTCCAGTGAAGGCGACAGATTTGAGAAAGGCGCGTCGTTTCATGAGACGAGTTTGGCCACGGCGGGACATGCCGTCAAGCAGCGGTCGGGGTTGCCGCGGAGATGGAGCCACCCACCCCTATTGAAGCTTAAAGGGTAATTGGGTTATTAAGGAGTATAACCGCGCCAGCGTTGACCCGGTCTCCTGGCTTCGCACGTCGGCCCCAAATTGGAACGTCGCCGTCGCATGGAAGTTCTTGATCATCATGCAGTAAGTGCTGTTGGCCATGATGCCGAGCAATTCGCCGGTGCGACTGAACACAAGGTCACCGCGCGACGGGTTGAACTTGCCAAACAGCCCCTTGAGGGAATTACGGTCCATCTTGACATAGAGTGGCGTGGTCAGATCTATCTGGAATGTGCATTCCCCGTAGTAGCCTTCCTGTGCTCCAACCAGCACCGCATCCTGGAACTTGTAGGGGTCGGACGAGATACGATAAACCTTGCCGCCGAGTTCATGGACCTCCGCCCGGGTGACCGGCATGAACACCACCCGTGGGTCCAGTTGGCAGAATGACAATGCCCTGATGGGAATAATCGCCGCGTTGCGCTCCAGTGTCCCTGTCAGCCCCGCCCACTCCGTGCCCGGGTAGCTGAAGCTCAGGGGCGTGTCCTGCACATGACAAAGGGCAACCGTATTCGTCCCGTCCGTGACCAGCACAGTCTGGGTGATCGCCCGCTTGTTCGACTCCAAGCCCAGGAAGCCGGCGCGGACACCCGACACGCTCGCTTGCACGCGGTTGGTGGCAAACTCGCTAAAGATCGTATTGGGAGCCAGCGGACGGTTCAGTTGGATTTCCTGGGCTAATTGCTCTGACTTGCTGGCAAGCGTTTTGACCCCCTCGGCCAATTTGGCTTTCTCCGCGCGCTCAACTTTCACCTCTTCTTGCATGCGGGTGACTTGTTCAGTGACCAGCCGCTTCTCGGCCTCGACCACCTGGAGCTGACCAGCGAGGCGCTGCTTTTCGTTCAGGACCAACTGGTTGCTCTGGGCCAGTTGCCCGAGTTGCCGCTGCAAGGCCGCCGCTTGTTCCGCTTGCTTGCGAAGCTCCGCCTGCATCGCTGCGAGCTTCTCTCTGGAAATCAGCGTTTCAGCCGAACTGGTCAAAAGCTGCTGGTTCAGAGATTGGATGTTGGTCTGAGCGGCAACATACTGCCGCAGCAGATTGGTCTGTTGCTGCGCAAGCTGCGCGGTTTGCTGGTCCTTTTGTTGCAGTTCCCGCTGGAACGCCTGCACTTGTTGATCTTTCTTTTGTAGCTCCTCGCGGAAGGTCTGCACCTGCGTCTCGCGCTCGCGCAACTGCGCCTGCTGCCGGGCTGCCGCCTGGCGCGTCTGCGTCAGTTCTCCCAGCAATGCGTCGCGCCCTTTGCGTTCCTCCTCCAGCGCCAGCCGCATTACAGCGGCCAGGTCCTGCCGGTCGTCCACTCTGTTGGTGGCGATGGTCGTCTGGACCTGCCGCGGAACCCCCTCGCGGGTGGTCTTGCTGATATCAACTGCGGAGAATGCCAGCAGGCTCACCAGCAGGAAGTCGCAGATAACGATTAGAATCGAGCGGTTCATGTGGTCGGGGCTAGCCTGGTCGCAACGGCTGGCGGGGCTTCCGCGTCAAGCACCAGCTTGCGGCGCAGCGGGCGCAAATGGCAAATCTTGAAGACTGAAACGAAGATAATGCCGAACGAGGTGGACGAGTAGGCCGCCATAAGGCTCGGCTGGATCACGCCCAGCGACACCAGGATCAACGAGATGATTGTGCCCGCAAAACCCAGGTAAAGCCCGGCATCGAAAAGGTGGTCTTCGTTGTCCAGCAGCTTCAGCTTGATGCGCGAAGGCAGGTTCTGGCGGCGGATCTCTGCCAATTTGACCAGACACGCCGTGTATAGTAGCGCCTGCAGCACAAAGAACAGCAGCAGGGTCAATAGACTCAGTTGGTTCATAATTGATCGCGTAACGCCGGGGGTTCCCGCCGGGGCCACGCCACCCACCGTGGGCAGGCGCAGCCGAAAAGGAAGCTCCACTCTTTGGCTTTCCTGAGCGAGAAACGGCTCGCTCAGGAGCAACACCACGAGCAGGAAGCCCAGCGCAAATAAAACCTCGCGGGCCACATGAAACCCGCGCACCTGCAGCGGACGTTCCAAGGCCGAGGCCGCCGGGCGCGCAAAATGCAAGGCCGCGGCCAGCAGGAACCCGCCCGCCAGGTACAACAACCACTTCATAGTCAGCCCCAGTCCTGGCTTACGCCAGCATAAATCTGTCGCGAACGAGCCAAACACGCCAAACGGCGCCTGTCCGGCCAATCGCTGCGCGAAACCGTAGCTGTGCAAACGGCGGTTACGCTGCAGAAGCTCGCTAACGCCGCCCGTCCCGAAACGGAGACTGGCCCCCAGGTCTTTCATCCCGGTCTGGCTGAAGTTCATCAGGTAGGCCGCAACCTGTGCCGGTTTGCCGGAAAGCTGCACCGCCGCGAAAACTACCGGCAACTGCCCTTCGTTCCGGCGCACCAGGTTCGCCAGCAGGCGTAACGTCTCCACATCCTGAATCTGGCTGACGAATTCCACGAGCTGGCCCCAGTTGAGCCTTTGCCCCAACGACATCAAATCAAGCAGCACTTGTTCCAGTCGCTGCGCATCACCTCCGAGATTACTCGCTCCCGCTAACTGGAAGACGGCATCACTCAGCCCCCCGCTCAAATGGCCTCCTTCCAGCAAGAGTCCGCAAATGGCAAGAGCTGTGTCGAGCGCCTGTCCGGCGGCGGACTGCGAAGGGGAGAATACAGCGGTGTTAGTTAGCGCACGACATTGCAGCACTTCCCGGATGGTCGGCAGCGCCGAGTCTCGCAGCAACTCAAACGCCACTGCCCGATTCTCTTCCCGAACGGCAAAGTCGGTAAATGGCTCAGACCCGGACTTGGGAAGGAGGGGATCGCTGGCAAACAGACGCTCCAGGCGCGGGTCGCCTCCACCCCAGACCATCCAGCGGGGATGCTGCAAGGCCGAGTTGGTTAACGCCAGACCGAGCCGGTGCCAATCGGGAAGTCCTTCCATTTGCGCAGCTCGCAGGAGCAATTCGGCCGCCCCCAGCTTGTTCTGTCTGACGAGCGTCAGTCCCCGGTCGGCCAGCGACGCCGTGTTAATGCCGGCCCTTTGAAGCACGCCGGAATCTACCGCCCGCAAGTGCGCCGGCACCAGGAGACCGCAAACCAGCATCACCAGACCTGGAATGGCGCAAATCAGGAATCCTGTCACACGACGCATCATGACTCCATGCGAGCGTAATGCAAATATCCGGAAGGTCAATCAGCGCTGCATGCCATAAGAACTATTTTGTCATCCTACTACCCCGTTGCCTTTTTGCTGATCTCTGGTAAGTAATCGGCGTGACCGAGCCCAGCCTCCTGCTCCTGATCCCGGCCTACAATGAAGCGGACCGCATCGAGCCGGTGCTCCGGGACTATGCCCGCTATTTCCAGGGGCAATACCACGGCAAGTTTCAACTCGTGGTGGTGCTCAACGGCTGCACCGACGATACGCTCGGCGTAGTGCGGCGCGTCGGCGTGGATTTTCCCGCCGTTAGCGCGCTGGAATTCCCGGAACCCATCGGCAAAGGCGGGGCGCTGATCGAAGGGCTGAAGCTGGCGCCCCTGGCCGAACTTATCGGCTACGTGGATGCGGACGGCGCCACTCCGCCACGCGCGTTTCATGATTTGGTCAGGCACATTGACGGAGTGGACTGCGTGATCGGTTCGCGCTGGCTGCCGGGCGCGGTATTGCACGTGGAGCAGAGCAGCCGACGGCGTTTTGCGAGCCGGGCATTCCATTTGATTGTGCAAGTCCTGTTCTGGATGAACATCCGGGACACCCAATGCGGGGCCAAAGTGATGAGGCGCAAGGCGGTCGAGAAAGTGCACTCCTCCTTGCGCATCGCCGACATGGCTTTCGACATCAACCTGCTCTACTCCCTTAAACGCGCGGGCTACCGCATACGCGAAGTGCCGACCGAATGGACGGACAAGATCGGCTCCAAAGTCACCCTGGTCAGGACTTCGCTGGTGATGTTCCTCTCCGCGGTGCGGATCTGGCTGATTTATTCACCGCGGCTCTACGGGTTGTTGCGCCCGCTACGTCCGATCGAGGGGTGGATTTACCGCAAACTTCGCGCTCCCCAACCCCTTCCAGGCCCGCCGCCTAACGGCCACAGCGAGAAGCACAAGTAACAAGCGCAGACCGGCTCAAGCGCCCCGGCGTCCTTCGCCCGCCGCCAGCTTCCTACCTTTCCGCATCGCCATGAAACTGGGCCTTCACA
This genomic interval carries:
- a CDS encoding sugar phosphate isomerase/epimerase family protein, producing the protein MNTSSHISRRTFLAGTAKLGVAGLAAASVESLLGAQPQTAWQIGCYTRAFDQFEYPVALDAIAEAGFKHVGLMTTKIKQWVMIKTTTPAEEVQAMHQAARKRGLNVLSVYGEAPATDSLDAGIRGLKKLIDHAAFCECPHLMLAGTSDVKLYQIYYQTIAECCDYAAAKGVGLSIKPHGGQNATGPQCRKAIELVARKNFRLWYDPGNIFYYSDGKLDPVEDAATVDGLVVGMSVKDFLPPKEVLVNIGQGKVNFPKVFERLKRGGFTHGPLIVECLARGTLESVIAEARKARLFLEKLTGQQA
- a CDS encoding Gfo/Idh/MocA family oxidoreductase — its product is MKRRAFLKSVAFTGAAGLILPRTRLFGADAPGNKLNLALLGTWGRGEAHFDGIAKENVVALCDVNEKHLAFAAPKFPKAKQYVDWRKCLDQKDVEAVVCCTADHTHAFVANWAMNRGQHIYCEKPLANCVEEARVVRATYLKKKDKLATQVGTQRHEYENFNRVRELVLDKAIGELQEVSAWGDRQLPKPGYLPAAGDPPKDFHWDLWLGPSPAHPWNPEYFSGSSGMNCLQWNMFWDFGSGQVGDMGSHTMDIAWNAIDAGLPVSAEGKGDPFNPEVTPVKLEMHFEIPSNHWRQAIRVSWYQGGAMPESPVPYLDLKKIDHGALFEGSKGCLVADFKSRALFPLGNQADLTYYKPRPKSALLPPLGNFQRQWINACKGDLKTACDFDYAGRMIEMMMLGLVAYRVGRKINYDGATGRVTDCPEANELLARTYRPGWTLNG
- a CDS encoding FGGY family carbohydrate kinase, whose translation is MSKYYVACDLSPDCGRVMMGTLDKDALVVSEVRRFPNTPVRDKDSLQWDIPRLYQETLDGLRSVGAYEEAVDSISCDSWAGDYLLFEADGSLITPAYHYGDPRTQEGIQKGLSLVPKESLYQETGVQPMLANTFFQLAAEKPRRLGRAGHLLPIADAFNYLLSGIPRFEVSLAGATQLFNPVTNSWSPRLLSAAQLPSKLFPPLVSAGKELGPLRPEIVKSTALDDALVVTTCSHETAAALAGLPIVPGESWAYLRVGSWATMGTEVARPIITEKSSSLGFSNEPGYGGSVRFSKQTVGLRILEECRRFWKDQDREIDDTLLTHLAGSAPPFESLINPEDPRFLSSGDMPLKIQAFCRETKQPVPRKPGPIIRCILESVALSYRKALQEMEEVTGRQVARIYLLSSSANPLLNHFIANAVRRPLVMAPPDTAAVGNIIVQALTLGHVESLEQAREIVRKSIKTEVLLPYANTWDTAFTRLVNLRAA
- a CDS encoding glycosyltransferase, giving the protein MTEPSLLLLIPAYNEADRIEPVLRDYARYFQGQYHGKFQLVVVLNGCTDDTLGVVRRVGVDFPAVSALEFPEPIGKGGALIEGLKLAPLAELIGYVDADGATPPRAFHDLVRHIDGVDCVIGSRWLPGAVLHVEQSSRRRFASRAFHLIVQVLFWMNIRDTQCGAKVMRRKAVEKVHSSLRIADMAFDINLLYSLKRAGYRIREVPTEWTDKIGSKVTLVRTSLVMFLSAVRIWLIYSPRLYGLLRPLRPIEGWIYRKLRAPQPLPGPPPNGHSEKHK
- a CDS encoding endonuclease/exonuclease/phosphatase family protein; the encoded protein is MNTIPIPSRAALARFVLASLLSAGLTACQSAPKPATAQTFRVMTYNIHHGEGVDGKLDFQRIAELIKRERADIVALQEVDKGVERTARRDCPAELAVLTGMTCVFSNNFHFQGGEYGNAILTRFPVKRWTNQHYKMLRQGEQRGLLQVVLEVHGRELVFMNTHIDFRPDDTERLMNVAELLEIIPAYGKKPMILCGDFNDTPGSRTHERIAQAFVDTWPQAGTGDGPTIPAVQPRKRIDYIWLRKGGVVEPVRAWVPESQASDHLPVVAEFRFR